The following proteins are encoded in a genomic region of Aptenodytes patagonicus chromosome 13, bAptPat1.pri.cur, whole genome shotgun sequence:
- the EMP2 gene encoding epithelial membrane protein 2, with the protein MLILLAFIIVFHITSAALLFISTIDNAWWVGDNFSTDVWRTCATNTSTCTAITDQFREYQSVQAVQATMILSTIFCCVAFLVFILQLFRLKQGERFVLTSIIQLLSCLCVMIAASIYTDRHEELHKSHEYSIEVSKGRYGYSFVLAWIAFAFTLISGVMYLVLRKRK; encoded by the exons ATGTTGATTCTTCTGGCTTTCATTATTGTGTTTCACATAacctcagcagcactgctgttcATCTCAACTATTGACAAT GCCTGGTGGGTAGGAGATAATTTTTCTACAGATGTCTGGAGAACGTGTGCCACAAATACTAGCACCTGTACGGCTATTACCGATCAATTCAGAG aaTATCAATCAGTTCAGGCTGTTCAGGCCACCATGATCCTATCTACTATTTTCTGTTGTGTGgcatttctggttttcattctTCAACTCTTCCGTCTAAAGCAAGGAGAAAGATTTGTGTTAACCTCTATTATCCAGCTCCTGTCAT gtCTGTGTGTTATGATTGCAGCTTCCATTTATACAGATAGGCACGAAGAACTACACAAGAGCCATGAATATAGCATTGAAGTTTCTAAAGGCCGATACGGCTATTCCTTCGTCTTAGCCTGGATTGCATTTGCCTTTACTCTGATCAGTGGTGTTATGTACCTAGTACTAAGGAAGCGTAAATAA